The following is a genomic window from Cryptococcus decagattii chromosome 2, complete sequence.
GTGAACTTATGGAGAATGGGTgatgggaaaggaaagaaggtaTGGTACGAATGGGCGGTGGAGAGCTATTTGCCGGTAGTGCAATCAGTGTCTTCCGCCCCAGGCGCCGTGACTGTGCCAGGGTCAAGAAATGTCAGTTCTGCATCTGCCTCTGGGATTAAATTCGGTGGACAACCTAGCCCATTGATGGACGCACCATTCTCGCCGGGCATGGGATACATAGGTTTACCAGGTGGACTGGGGAGGGTGAAGATCGGGCAATCCACTCTGCATAATCCAGGAGGGATTCATTCATGGGTTGGCCTATAGATGGTATAGAGACCTATAAACCTTACACACTTTTGTACAAGATAACAGTTTATATCGGTCTACACATAACAATCCAAAAGTACATGTGATCATGGGATGCATTTATAGTTTTCTTATAACTACAATGAATTACTTAGTTTTTGACATATGATACGATGAGCACGGCCCCCCAAAGCTTGAGGCAGCTGCTACTATGGGATGTCTTCTTTGAATATGCGACGGATGAACCCTTGAATCTCTGACTCTTCCTCAGTCCCATTTGTCTGTCCTGCGTGGTGTTCCACTTGTTTTCTTCAGAGGAGAACGAAATTGCGAATATACACCGCTCTTCTGTGTACCCTGTGACTTCGTCTGTTGTGATACCGGCGTCTTTTGCGTAGATGGTGGTGCCCTCAGGCCAATTGGCCTACGTCCAATGGATCGGCTACGTAGTCTTGAAAGTGCTTGGGTCGCAGGTGCTGGGCTCGGTGAAAGTTCCGGGGTGCCTTGTGAGAATAGGGCATCTTTTGTTTCATGCGcttcctcattctcagtTCCAAAGGAAAAAGCTCTGAATTGCGGCCGAGAGGAGCCTATCCATGTTTTTTCGAGTCCCTGGGTGAAACAGGGCTGAGATGAAGAGTCCACCTCTGTCCTTTCGAGGTTCAGAGTGGGGCGAGTACGAGATGAGTCAACTTCTGTTCTTTCCAAGACTTGCGTGCATTGCGTGTCCAGATGACGAGATGCTTGAGCTAATGGAGGATAAGACTGGGTATTAAAGCTTGTTCCAGTGTTGTGCTGGGTGTTAAGTTGAGTAAGAAGTGCACAGACTTTGGACGCTATGTTCTGGTCAGCTCAAAAAATGGGGACTGAATAGAGATCGGGCAGAACTTACGTGTTGCAACGATATTTGAAGGTTGAGGACGTACGGGTCCGAGCTCTGTAATTGTATGGTCCATCttgaaggaaggagaaggcagCATGGTTTTCCTACCCAGGAGACTGATGCGGCAGGGTGTTGGGTGTTCAGAAAGCGGCCTGACTTGGGTTGATGACCGGACAAGATCTCGGGAAAGGCCCGGTGTCGCAACAGCTCGACAAGAACGCTTTGTACCTTGTGTATCTGAAGATTTGGCATGAGATAAAGGGATGCTTGCGTGTGACTGATTCAGTGTAACGGGAACTGATACCTTCTGAGACGGTCGTTGGACGGCTTCGTTGACCCCAGCATCTgtatccttcttcttctcttttcttaaagcttcccttctttcctgaaccctcttttccctctcttcttgtctcttcttcctgctctGAACACTATGTGAATTGAGCCGGCCCACAAGATGATTAGTCATGTCAATACCACTCATCATCCGTCGGTCGGCAAAGTCGTCTTCCGCGTTCAAACACTGGGATGCAAGAGGTTGGCGTTCTTGGGTCGAGTTACCAGAAATGGAAAGTGATAGATTGATAGACACGAAAGCCGGCGAAGGGAATTGTTCAATACTTTCCTGCCGTCGAAGTTGAACAGGCCATACTGATTTTTTGGGCGGGTTGATACGTTTTGCGAGCTGACCTTGCTGCGGAATCTTCCAATAGCCAGTGTCCTTAACGACAGTTCTTCTTGGCGGTAAAGCCAGAAGTGACGGAAATTCGACCTTCTCGCATTTCATTTCCTCGTAAGCTGTTTTCATGGGGCTAGTATTAGTCTGGCGGCCTGTGTCCCTATGGGCCATGGAATCCGATATTGGAACCTTTCGACATGCATCCTCGACGAGGTGTTGCTGCTTCCGCTGGGATAATTGTCCAGGTAATAGTTGGAACTGGGACTGGTGTCGGTCTGGATCTGCGATTACATTTAATCTAGGGATTCGTTTTGCCGATGCTTCTGCCTCTGAACGATCCTTGCACCGAGGTTGAAGGGGCCTTGTCGAAGATTCGAATACGATCTCATCCTCCCAATGCGGGTCATTCTGCGATGGGTCCAGCGCTGGGGGCGTTTTATGTCTTGTAATTCTACCGATAATCTTTTTACTCGCGTGTCGTCTAGCAAAGTATCCCGACGAAAAGAGGCCAGTAGGCATTTGGAAAAGGGTTATATTAGGGTTCTTACGATATTCCTCGACGTATTCAGAGAATGGAATAGGTTCAAAAGGTTTAAACGAGTATCCTGCAGGCGGTCTGATGTGTCCCGAGGCATTGCGCCGGGATCTCTTAGGACGCACAGAATGCACCACTTGGATATAGCTAATGATTTCGTCAACCATAGATCCAAAGCTAAGTAAAAACCCACTTTTGCACACGAATCTGGACTGACTCGTTGCGAGATAATCGGAGCCTAGGACTGTCATGGGCAAGGGAAGATGCTGCCTCGTTGGGAAGCTCAATTCTTCGCTTCTTTTGCGAATGGATATTTGTGTCGTAATTAAACCCGTTATCGCTTTTGGCGACATGTTTGCGAGGTGATCTCTTCCCTAAAACCATAGTTACCGGCCGAAGCGGACCGCGCTTGGTGGGGCTTTCCTCCAAATCGACAGGCCAGTCATCGCTCCAGAGttcgtcttctccttcttccgtATGGTCTCCTACCGGACAAGTAGGGGCCTTATTGAGTGATTCCTGTACTCCGATGACATCCCGTGCATTCCCTTTTCTCGGCAGACCGATAGCAGAAGGGTTATGAGTGGAAAATGAATGGGCAAGAGGTGTGAGACTTGTCAACTGTCCGTTACGGACAGGATCAGGCAAACCGGCTTTATATGTGTGTGACCTGCCCTTTCCATAAGTTATGTTCCCTGAGATAGATGTGGCCTTAACAATGGAAGACGCATTACACAAGGGTGTCTCAGACATTTTTTCAATGCAGTCGAATTTGGTCTGGGAAGTCGGCTCCTCATCCCCTACACGCTCTCCAGGAGTGTCGAGTACAGTAGAAGAAGGTCGAATTTGGTTCCGACGATACGACCTTAGAGGTGCAGCTGACTGAGTGTTTGCAGCAGGGATATAAGAGAAAGGGTCATGCCATTTATTAGACAAGGGTATGCTCCTTGATTGGGCAAGGCTGAGGGGTTGGATTGGTTGCCAACaacctccatcttcttctctcccttccttgTGTCTTTCCCCCTCACCCCCGTCATCGCTAATTGTATAAGATTTACTCTCGACCGGCCGGACGCGAGATCGCCGAGAAGTAGGGGATTTTATGGGTGAttgctcatcttcatcgctAAGTTCTTCAACTTGATGGACAATCTCAGAAGTGTCAGCCGTTTGTGTTGAAGAGCTGAAGGGGAAAATATTCGCTTCTTGATAAGCTGTGACGTTATTAGGATGTTGAAAAACGTCGACATGTGACAGAGACTGAGGCGGCGGCCCAACACTTTTGGTGCGAAACAGGTCTCCTATAACTTTCGAAGATGGAGTGTAGCCTTGTTTGCTAGAGAAGTGATTATCTTTACAGCCATTAGTGCCTTTCCTGTTGATAAGGTTTTGCAAATGAGGAGTTCGTACATCTGTGGGTGGTggggaaggtgaagaagatgaggacgaCGATGGTAGAGACAGGTGCCGTCTCCTACCTGAAGCAATTATTGGAGTGGCCGCAGCGGCACTCAGGTGAAATTTGACTGTATCTCCACCGACTGTTGGTCTTTGTTTGGGAGAATTCCTATGCACGGCTGGGGAAGGCGGTTCTTGCCAGAACCCACGATCATCATAACCTCCTTGCTCAGGAGCGTTCAGGCTCGTTGTGCCAGGCTTTCTGATGTCAGCTACACTCAGCTGCTTAGCAAGCACAGAGGCAGAAATAAAGCTAAAAAGGTTATTCTTAGAAGTTGATTGGAGTATCTGCTCATGAACTGCAGTGACAGTCTTTTGACGAGGTTGGTCAGGCTGCGTCCGTGCGGCGAGGCGTGTAGATGATCGGGTGACTTTCTGTGCGATAGCTGGAAGTTGCTGCGCTCTGGCAGTCGACTGTTGATCTTTCGGCACAGTGAGTGTCGTGCGTTTTAACAGGACTTAATATACTATACTGGGATTGCTTACTCGTTCTCTTGGGCGTCTGTGCCGTCCTGTCACTGGTCCCCTTGTTTCTGCCTTTTGCAGCTCTTGATCTCGAACTTGTCATTGTGTAGTCATATATGGAGAAATTGGAGAGATACAGGTCAAGGCTTTTATTTGGTCAAGTAGTTAATAGCGTCTGCCCGACATATTTCTGTCAGCTTGCTTGGGCCGCGTTCAAGCCGTCATGACACGTCGTGCGTCTTGCTTACCACTGTGCCAGGAGGCCGTATATAGTGCTGATGCCATATATCCGAGAGAATTACGAGGTATGCAGGTTTAGCGTGGAGCTGTACCTGTTGCAGCCGTGAGATAGATGGTCGGAAGAAGTGGACAGAAAAGATAGAATGAAGAAACAAACCCGGTGGCCAACAAATAATGACGCGACTTGCAATAACGGGGGGAAGGTGTTCTTCTCCCGTCTTGGAATCACATCTCCACAAAACGACATTTCTATCGCCCACTATCTCTAATACTCCATTCCTTTCCACTCCAGACAACACTAGAACTCATTCGCGCAATGATCGTCAAAGTCAAGGTAAGTCTCGCCTCTTATCAGGGCGCCTGCAGAGATACTGACAAACTTGCTCAGACACTTACCGGCAAGGAGGTGAGAGCAGCTTATTTAATTTGGGAAGGCTTGTGGAAGGCATAGTGGACGTGTATCTGACGCTGCTCGCTAACAGGTTGACATTGACGTGCAACCGGACATGACGGTAAGCCTCAGCGTCAACGAGTCATTGTCATCTTCCTATGCTGACGCCAAACAACTGTTTTTGCCTCGACTAACCGCGTACAGATCAGCAAGGTGAAAGAACGGGTTGAGGAAAAAGCTGGTATTCCTCCTGTACAGCAACGACTGATCTTCGGTGGCAAGGCTATGTGAGTTCATGTACTCTGCGTCTGCTATAATCATGTCGGGATTATTCTCTGTTTTTCAGGTTACTGACGGCGTTTATACAGGGGAGACGACAAAACTATCCAAGACTACAAAATACAAGCAGGCGCTGCCATCCATCTTGTCCTTGCTTTGCGCGGAGGGCGAGCATAGAACGAAAATTGAAGTGAAAGCAGATATCTGGCGACCGTATGCATATTTTTGGGCGCTTAAAGTTGTAACGTCTGTAAGGGCTTGCCAGGTATCCATTTATAATTGCACTGGGAGAGTGCTGGGTGTGCAAATACTGCTGTGGTGCATAGTCAGGGGTGAAAATGAGTGAGATTGATAAGCGGATAAGCGAAAGATAATTTTGACTCGCGATGAAGTAGTGCGTTCGCGAGAAGAGATTTGATAGTTGGGAGTTGCGCTCGCAGGCGTCGACGtatttcctctttccagcCGCTTCCCAGAACAGCGTTCCTTTAGCATACTCCTATGAAGCCCCCGATCTACCTTCGAATCGCATTGCGGCGCAGCTTCACGCGCACGCCTCGGCTCACCCATGTCGTATGTGTATGTCTTGCCCACTCCTCGATCGAGTCAAGAACGACTGACAACCGAATCGTAGCACATTCGGCAACGGCACCACGAATCCAAAATCCTACAGGAGATCAAAGATGAAGATAATGTATGTGTGTACTTTTATAAAGACACAGTATATGTATGCTGACAGGGAGCTTTGAAAAGGCATTCATCTTGTCAATCTTGcaagcttctccttcagcCAGAGACTCTCGGTCCTATCTGTCTTCGTTTGCCCCTCCTCAGCCAACAGTGCAGCCTGCCAATATTACTACTGCAGGCCCTGATGCCAGCCCAACAGAGGGTGCCCAACCTCCTGCCGAGAATCCTCTTGTCAATGCCCTTCTCAATCCCATCCTTCGTCGACCTGCTCTTGTCAAAATTCAAGGCCCTTTCACGGACGCCCAACTTGAATCCATATGCCGCGGCATGGCCCATCTTCAAAAGTTAGGACTGGTCTCCGTCATTGTCGTTGACCGTGATGACCTACCGTCTACGGAATCTTCTGATCGATACGAAGCACAGAGACAACGAGCGATAGTCAGGCATGAAGTCGAAAGGGTTGTGCATTTTCTCTCAAGGCATAGGGCAGCGGCCAGACCAGTCTTCTCGACCGTTGCAAGGATTGCAGACCCTGAGGTGGAGCCAAAAGAGGCACAAAATGGTGTAtttgttgaagaggaaggactCGATCACGTCAGGAGGGCAGTGGGTGAGGGCGAAATTCCCGTATTATTGCCCGTCGCCCTCGACTCTAATTGTCGTTCCCGGAGGATTCCAGCCAATAGAGTGCTTTTAGCTCTTGCTTCTGCAATGTCAGCACATACTTCTAGCCCAGTGGATCTCACTCCGAGGAGGCTACTGGTCATCAACCGTGAAGGCGGTATCCCTTCTTATGCTCGACAAGGTCTGCCACACTTATATATCAATCTTGCATCCGAGTTTTCCTATATCAACCGTACATTCCAACCCCAATGGAATGATTCACATCCTACTGCACTATCCAACCTCTCTCTCGCCAATGGCTGCTTAGCCCACATGCCTCGCGAAGCATCCGCTCTGATTGTCTCCCATCGATCTCCCGCAGCCTTGATTGCCAATTTAATCACCAACAAACCAGCCCATTCTGCTTCTTTGCCTCATGCCCTGCTTGTCGAGTCTGAAGGCCGTATTACTCGTGATACGCCAACACTCATTCGTAAAGGTCTTCCTGTTCGCGTGTTGCGCAGCATGGAAGAAGTCGACCAAGATAAGCTCACACATCTGCTTGAAACATCATTCAAACGTACACTCGATCGCGAAGGGTTCTACAACCGTCTAAAGAATGACCTGGACTTTGTGATTGTGATTGGAGATTACGCGGGTGCGGCGGTTTGTACTCTTGAAGGCAAACCCATTTCTGATTCATTCGCTTACCCCCCAAACCACCCCGAACCTATATGCTACCTTGACAAATTTGCCGTTCATCCTTCACATCAAGGCGACGGTACGGTTGATTTCTTGTGGGTCGCTCTCCGTGATGAGACGTACGGTCTTGGTCAGTTGGATGCTTCAAACCCGTCCATCGGTTCGTTGAGAGGTGTCGGCAGAGGCAGAGATCTTGTctggaggagcaggagtGATAACCCCGTCAACAAGTGGTATTACGAGAGGTCAAGTGGTTTCGTGAAAACAAGGGATGAGAAGTGGAAGGTATTTTGGTGCGATGCTGAGCAGAGGCTGGGAGAGATTTGGCGAGAGAGGGAGTTTGGCGGAGGGCGATTGGTCAGAGttgtggagaaggaagaaaggggaagggtgaagtggtgggaagaggttATCGGAGCGATTCCTTCAGCTTGGTCGGTGTAATCGATTTTGGTCAGTATAGGGTCAAAACAATCAATCAAGCATTTTAGACATAATAGAGGCAAGAGTAGCAAGTTGTATACAGATGCATAAACTATAGGTGAAACCGACCTTTGAGTCTTCAAAAGCCCTGGTTCTATTTGCCAATCCTCTGCCTGGCCACCTCAACCTGCCTAGCAATCATGTTTCTGGCGGGACCACCAATGGCGTTCCTTTTCTCCACACTCGTCTCGAAGTCAAAGACCTCCATGACAGTCTCGTCAAACCTCTCGTCCAATTCCTTCCACTGCTCCATGGTCAAGTCTGAAATCTGGCAGTTGGTCTTCTCCGCGAGGGCGACCGAACGGCCAGAGATGTGGTGAGTCTCACGGAAGGGGACACCCTTACGGACGAGGTAATCCGCGATATCAGTGGCAAGCATGTCCATGGTAAGGGCAGCAGCCATCTTCTCAGGATTGATCTGTTTTCCCGGTCAATTAGCATTCCCAACAACGTAAATCCTTCTAATAGGTACACTTACAGACATGGTAGCAAGCGCGCCTTCGGCAATCCTCAACGCAGCAGAGACGGTGTCAACTGCATCAAACAAGGGCTCCTTATCTTCTTGCAAATCCTTGTTGTAGGTGGAGGGGACGCCCTTGAGGGACATCATGAAACCAGCCATTTGACCAAATGTTCGACCGGCCTTGCCTCGGAGAAGTTCAAGGGAGTCAgggttcttcttctgggGCATAATAGAGGAGCCAGTGCTGGAGAGCGGTGTGATGTCAGTCAAAGCCCATAACGTTACAAGGGCCAAACTTACCTGTAAGCATCGCTGAGCTGGACAAAGCCAAACTCGGCGCTAGAATAAATAATCAAGTCTTCGGCCATCCTGCTCATGTGCACTTGAGTCAAACTAGCCCATTGCAACCATTCTACGATAAAGTCCCTATCGGCAACCGCGTGCATAGAGTTCTCTCCAATGCTCTCAAAACCGAGTTCCTGCCTTAACAGCTCTCTGTCAAGGGAGTAAGGGTTTCCCGCCAAAGCAGCTGAGCCGAGGGGAAGGACGGAGATACGGGGGTACAGCTGACGGAGACGCTCAAGGTCACTAAGGAAGGACTGCGcatgagaaagaaggaagtgggACCATCTGACAGGCTGGGCGCGCTGAAGATGAGTGTAACCAGGGAGGATAGCGTCGACTTCCTTTTCAGCTCGAGAGACCATGACATTCAGGAGGTCCTTCAAGTAACCCTCAACTCTGGTGGTCTCCTCCATCTGTAGCGCTCTTCGGTGAGAATGGACCTGCAGAATACCAAGGATGCACTTACAAGCCAGATTCGCATGTCGGTAGCCACTTGATCGTTCCTGCTTCGACCGGTATGCAGCTTACCACCAATATCCTTTCCAATAATTTCGCTGAGCCTTCGCTCATTGGCAGTGTGGATGTCTTCATCGTCGGGTTGGATGACAAACTATCATATGAGGATAAGCATGAGACATCCCCGATATCCAATCCGTGGACGCGCACCTTGTTCTCAGCCCATTCAGATTCGACGATCTTCAAACCCCTAGTAATCTCTTGTTGCTCGTGCTCATTCATGATGCCAGCTTTAAGCAAAGCTTTGGAGAAGGCAATAGAGCCCTTCACATCCGCCGCATACATGCGCTTGTCATACTTTAATGACTGATTGAACTCGTGCATCCTGCCCAAAATTAAGGCTGAGATAAGAAGCAGTAAAAGGAACTTACAAAGGGTCGGTAGAGCCGGTGAATCGGCCACTGCGCCTGTGTCAGCATTGAAAatgaatgaagaaggagaccTACCCCCAGAGCTTTCGTTTTGTGAAATCCTTCTCGCTGGCCATTGTTAATcgttggaggaggaaagcCACTGGTGGAGACGTTTTGATTGTTGGTTCGCTGGAAACGAAAATGAAGTCCAAGATATCGGCGACCCGACTCGCGCCGAAATAAGACATGGGTCAATTGTTACGTAATCTAAATAAACTTTCGGCAGGTTCCGCTGAGctgtttgttgttgattaaattgcttgtttgtgcATCTGCTGGTTAATTAAATGTCCGTCGTCAGCTGCCCGTTGTGGATGCGTTGGCGAGGATCGAGTGATGGACAAATATTTATCAGTAGATGTAATAACATGCCTTGTGCCCTACTCTTTCTCCTAACGCCACATCATTTGGGTCAGCTACTATACAACCATATCACTGCTGTCCTCTGCCCGGTCTTCCGAAGATGGACAATTTCTTGAAACCATCTCGTCCGTTCACTTTCGACAAACGCGTACCACTGCGACGAGACGAGTCCACGGAAACAACGAGGTCCAGCTATGCCTCTACACCACCTGCATCAGGAACAAGtgaatgggaagaggaggaaggggtgTATAGGCCTATTGAACAGACAAAAAGTAAAAATGAACCTATGAGCCCTGTAGTCGTCGTCTGTAGGTGTAAAATGCCCACTGACTCTCATCAAACACCGCTTACACAAAGCTTCTTGCAGTATATGTTGTGGCGTTCTATTTGGTGTATCAGATCTTAACAAGACCAGATGATGTGGATTTCTTTTCAAATTCCACGACCACCATTCCGCAATCCCACACTCCTCCTATGGATATTCCTCACTATCACCATCCTTACCAACTTCCGCATATACCTAGCCCGACTATGCCTTTAGAGAATCCTTCTGAATCGCCGTGGTGGCGTGTTATCTTTCGATTTATGGTTTATCCAATCAATTTGGCCGTAGCCCTCATTGCCAccactcttcctctgtcaTTGAACGCACTGTCTCTTCTGATCAAACTTGTCTCGACATTACTCTGGCCATTTACTTCATTGGCACAGTTACTCTTCCGCACCTTCGTCACGTATCCATGGAACATTTGCATGCGTCTATTGGACCTGTTCTACCCCGTCTTTGTTTTTGTGGGTGGCACCTTGGGCATCGGGTGTTTCATTGGCGGTATGGTGGGATGGATAGGGAGTGTGTGCATAAGCCGCTATATCaagtggaaagagggaGACCGGAAGCGAGCAAAaacgagaagaagaaaaacTCGTTTGACTTCCTGGAAAGTTCACCTCAGGAGAGATTCTAGCGAGTCGTCCAAAACTAAGTCGCATAGTTTGCAAGTCAAACCTTCGGATAATCCTGCGCCCCGACATCACAGAAAACCTTCTCTGTCGGGTAGCTCAACTGAACGCCCTCAATCACCAGATGAAATCTTACATGATCCTATATTCCTATTATCCGAGAGGAGTAAAATTAAGCGAGCAGACTGGGGAGAGAAAGGGTTAGGGACAGCCAGAGAGAGGATCATTGTGGGAATacggaaaagaaggaggagggatTTGTAGTTGTTGACGAGAATATATTGTATCCTGTATCATTTTTTACTTGCAATGCATATGAGCACGAAGAATCAAAGAGATGTGGTAGTTTTGTGCCTGGTATCACTCGTAGCTTGTTTTCCAGTCAAGAACATCCATCTTCAAAACATCATTTTCGCATTTTTGTACATCGCCGTCATTACGTTGGCACCATCTTTCACAGTGGTTTTATCCAAaatctcctttcctccgAATTTTGCCAAGAAATCGGCATGAGTATAAATGCCGATATTGCGGCGACGGAATCCCTTCACACCTGAAGAGTGGGAAAAGAAATCTTGCTTGATTTTTAAtggtgaggatgaaggagagtCCGAAGTTGAAGAGGGCGATGGGATAGTAGGTGAAGGAGAATTCATAATAATCGAGTAAAGATCACGGAAGTGCTCAAAATCTTCCAGAGGATTAATCAACTGAGGCTTCAATGTGGCAAAGACAAAACTTACTTGTAGGGAAAAAAATGTCAAAGTATCCCTGTTTCACCAGGAAAGTCTCACAGGGAATCATGCTGTTCCCATATCTCGTTTGCACTACAGGTCCGTTTCTTCCGTCCACTGCATCGGGCAATTCATCAAAGTCAGCCATGAGCAGTCTATGTCCTGGCAACTTT
Proteins encoded in this region:
- a CDS encoding amino-acid acetyltransferase, mitochondrial; amino-acid sequence: MKPPIYLRIALRRSFTRTPRLTHVVCHIRQRHHESKILQEIKDEDNAFILSILQASPSARDSRSYLSSFAPPQPTVQPANITTAGPDASPTEGAQPPAENPLVNALLNPILRRPALVKIQGPFTDAQLESICRGMAHLQKLGLVSVIVVDRDDLPSTESSDRYEAQRQRAIVRHEVERVVHFLSRHRAAARPVFSTVARIADPEVEPKEAQNGVFVEEEGLDHVRRAVGEGEIPVLLPVALDSNCRSRRIPANRVLLALASAMSAHTSSPVDLTPRRLLVINREGGIPSYARQGLPHLYINLASEFSYINRTFQPQWNDSHPTALSNLSLANGCLAHMPREASALIVSHRSPAALIANLITNKPAHSASLPHALLVESEGRITRDTPTLIRKGLPVRVLRSMEEVDQDKLTHLLETSFKRTLDREGFYNRLKNDLDFVIVIGDYAGAAVCTLEGKPISDSFAYPPNHPEPICYLDKFAVHPSHQGDGTVDFLWVALRDETYGLGQLDASNPSIGSLRGVGRGRDLVWRSRSDNPVNKWYYERSSGFVKTRDEKWKVFWCDAEQRLGEIWREREFGGGRLVRVVEKEERGRVKWWEEVIGAIPSAWSV
- a CDS encoding argininosuccinate lyase, which codes for MASEKDFTKRKLWGGRFTGSTDPLMHEFNQSLKYDKRMYAADVKGSIAFSKALLKAGIMNEHEQQEITRGLKIVESEWAENKFVIQPDDEDIHTANERRLSEIIGKDIGGKLHTGRSRNDQVATDMRIWLMEETTRVEGYLKDLLNVMVSRAEKEVDAILPGYTHLQRAQPVRWSHFLLSHAQSFLSDLERLRQLYPRISVLPLGSAALAGNPYSLDRELLRQELGFESIGENSMHAVADRDFIVEWLQWASLTQVHMSRMAEDLIIYSSAEFGFVQLSDAYSTGSSIMPQKKNPDSLELLRGKAGRTFGQMAGFMMSLKGVPSTYNKDLQEDKEPLFDAVDTVSAALRIAEGALATMSINPEKMAAALTMDMLATDIADYLVRKGVPFRETHHISGRSVALAEKTNCQISDLTMEQWKELDERFDETVMEVFDFETSVEKRNAIGGPARNMIARQVEVARQRIGK